A single Fusarium oxysporum Fo47 chromosome IV, complete sequence DNA region contains:
- a CDS encoding Sodium/calcium exchanger protein-domain-containing protein, translated as MLVGVVAANDASGTRIKLIGGVGEFQNRRRPLVPCRMPRRANSCRYLLSATAILLACLLTHTTTVNHFNIKRQAHTLSRTSTDQSWNPFRHVEWKRQTRALSDAGRLEQQTTREETAGETLAHAVTEPGRSGPAREWSTAETMTEMRRSKEGEYDREKTIGGSPIEENDDIPVSQRSLVSDENQLRNRKREDVPAAADNNIDLEKRKLKKRESTKIFRKVEPKEPFTVRNQLQRTFLNSYINILLIAAPVGIALNYIHSVNRIAVFVVNFIAIIPLAAILSFATEEIALRTGEVLGGLINATFGNAVELIVAILALVDGKVIIVQTSLVGSILSNLLLVLGFCFFFGGLRRESQYFNETVAQTAASMLALAVASVIVPTVFDQAKDTPPANVARLSRGTAVILLIVYAAYLLFQLKTHQSTFAKEGQKVAAKPWSRGSAGAGDIRQGIMVPGALVGGGMTGREENERLSEMLMNPHRLPKAEEDEDEEEEPQLHFWVAIATLTIATVLIALCAEFMVDSIDAVTKTGGVSEEFVGLILLPIVGNAAEHATAVTVAIKDKMDLAIGVAVGSSMQVALFLIPLLVIIGWGMGNDAMNLSFDLFQVATMFVAVLLVNYLIADGKSHWLEGWLLICLYSIIAVCSWWYPTHSDE; from the exons ATGTTAGTTGGCGTTGTGGCTGCCAATGATGCCAGTGGAACCAGAATCAAGCTTATTGGAGGAGTTGGGGAGTTCCAGAACAGGAGGAGGCCTCTTGTTCCCTGTCGCA TGCCGCGCCGCGCC AACTCCTGCCGTTATCTGCTATCTGCCACTGCTattttgcttgcttgcttaCTCACACACACCACCACAGTCAACcacttcaacatcaagcgTCAAGCGCATACTCTGAGTCGTACCAGCACCGATCAGTCTTGGAATCCCTTTCGTCACGTCGAGTGGAAACGTCAAACACGCGCTCTTTCTGACGCCGGCCGCTTGGAACAACAAACCACACGAGAGGAGACAGCTGGCGAGACCTTGGCACACGCTGTCACCGAACCTGGTCGAAGTGGACCAGCCAGAGAGTGGTCGACAGCAGAGACGATGAcagagatgaggagaagcaaaGAAGGCGAATATGACCGAGAGAAGACCATTGGGGGATCACCAATTGAGGAGAACGATGATATCCCCGTCTCACAGCGCTCGCTCGTCAGCGACGAAAATCAATTGCGAAACAGAAAACGCGAGGATGTCCCAGCTGCAGCAGACAACAATATCGATCTAGAAAAGCGAAAACTCAAGAAACGAGAGTCTACAAAAATATTCCGCAAGGTCGAACCCAAGGAGCCATTTACTGTCCGAAACCAACTTCAGAGAACCTTTCTCAACTCATATATCAATATCCTTCTCATTGCCGCCCCAGTCGGTATCGCTCTCAATTACATCCATAGCGTTAACCGAATCGCCGTCTTCGTGGTAAATTTTATCGCAATTATACCCTTAGCCGCTATTCTCAGTTTCGCTACAGAGGAGATCGCTCTGCGAACGGGTGAAGTCTTGGGTGGTCTGATCAATGCGACCTTTGGAAACGCCGTTGAACTCATTGTGGCTATCCTGGCTCTTGTCGATGGAAAAGTCATTATCGTTCAGACCTCACTGGTGGGCTCAATTCTAAGTAACCTTCTACTGGTCCTGGgcttctgtttctttttcgGTGGCTTGCGACGCGAGAGTCAATATTTTAACGAAACTGTCGCCCAAACTGCCGCTAG CATGCTCGCTCTCGCCGTCGCCTCAGTCATTGTGCCAACGGTTTTCGACCAAGCAAAGGACACACCGCCCGCTAACGTAGCCCGACTCTCAAGAGGCACAGCAGTGATCCTTCTCATCGTTTATGCTGCCTATCTCCTCTTCCAACTCAAGACTCACCAGAGCACATTCGCCAAGGAAGGCCAGAAGGTTGCCGCAAAGCCTTGGTCCCGTGGAAGTGCCGGAGCTGGCGATATCCGACAAGGTATCATGGTTCCTGGTGCTCTTGTTGGCGGTGGCATGACAGGACGCGAAGAGAATGAGCGTTTGTCTGAGATGCTTATGAACCCTCACAGGCTTCCAAAGgccgaagaggatgaagatgaggaggaagagcctCAGCTACACTTCTGGGTGGCCATCGCCACGTTGACAATTGCCACCGTCCTGATCGCTCTCTGTGCCGAATTCATGGTTGATTCCATCGATGCTGTCACAAAGACTGGAGGTGTATCAGAAGAATTTGTAGGACTGATCCTGTTGCCTATCGTGGGTAACGCAGCCGAGCACGCCACAGCCGTGACCGTCGCAATCAAGGATAAAATGGATTTGGCCATCGGTGTGGCCGTTGGAAGTTCTATGCAGGTTGCGCTCTTTTTGATTCCCTTGTTGGTTATTATCGGCTGGGGAATGGGCAACGATGCTATGAACTTGAGTTTCGACTTGTTCCAAGTTGCAACTATGTTTGTGGCTGTTTTGCTCGTCAACTACTTGATCGCAGACGGTAAAAGTCACTGGCTGGAGGGTTGGCTTCTCATCTGCCTTTATTCCATCATCGCAGTTTGCTCATGGT GGTACCCAACACACTCAGACGAGTAG